GACGTACGGTCCGCAGCCGGAGGGTGCCGTCTCCGCGGCCCTGGCGGCTTACAACCGAGCCGCCGCATCTCATGACGTCCGACTCGGCGCGACGGGCCGTGAACGGCTCGACGACTTCGTCGCACTGCACGCCGTCCTCACGGCCCCGTACGCCGGGCGCAACGGCTACTGCCACGGCTGGCTGCCCGGCCATCACCGACCCCGAGGTTCCGCATGATCACGACCGAACTCGTCTTCGTTCGCCACGGCGAGGCGCAGTGCAACATCGACGGCGTGGTCGGAGGGCCGCGCACGTGCACCGGACTGACCAACCTCGGCTATGCACAGGCCGAGCGTGTCGCGTTACGGCTCGTCACCGAGCACCGTGAGAAGCCCTTCGACGCGCTCTACGCCGGCCCGCGCATCCGCCTGCGCCAGACCGCCGAGATCATCAGTCAGGCCCTCCAGATCCCGATGCTCGTGGACGAGCGCCTCGACGGTCCGGTGCACGGCGCCGCCGACGGCCTGCCTTGGACGGACGTGAAGAACGCTGCCGACGGCGGGCCTCATGCCCACCCCGATACACCGTGGGCCAAGGGATCCGACACCTGGAACGGCTATCTGGAACGCGCCGGCGGCTTCCTCCAGCAACTCCTCGAACGACATGAGGGCGACCGTGTCCTGTTCGCGGCCCACGGTGAGACGGTGATCGCCGCGAACACCCTGCTCCTGGGAGTTCCGATCGGTTCGCCGGCGGGGTTCGCCGTGTCCCACGGCTCCATCACGCGGTGGCAGCACCATCTCAACCGGCTGGGACAGACGCGGTGGATGCTCGACCGGCACAACGACACCGAGCACCTGACGACTCTGACCGCAGCGGAGACCGGCTCGTGATCGCGGCCTTCGACGACCCGCGCATCGAACTGGCCCGCGACACGGTCGGCGCCGTCCGGGTACTCGCCGACCCGAAGCTCCCGCCCCGCCTCCTACGCCTGGCGGACAGCCGCGGACGAGAGTTCTTCGCCAAGCACCACAGCGAGCGGGAGCGCTACGTGCGGGAGGTCCACTCCTACGGCGAGTGGGTGACCTACCTGAACGGCCATGCTCCCAGGATGGTTGCTCGCCGGGACGCGACGTGCACGCTCTTGCTCACGAGCTTCCCCGGTGCGAGCGCGGACACGCTGGCCCCGGGATCGCCCGAGGAAGAGCAGGCCCACTACGAAGCCGGCCGAGTGCTGGGGACTCTCCATCACATCACCGTGCAGCCGCGTACCGGTGCCATCGGTGCGGAGCTGGCACAGCGTCTGGGTTCGTGGATCACCCGGGCAGACCGGGCCGACCTCATCTCCACGGCCGAACAAAACCTCCTGCGTCACAGTGCGGACGTCCTGGCAAACACCCTCATGGACAGTGCGGTGTGCCACCTCGATTACCAGCCCCGGAACTGGCTCGTCGGTCCCTCCTTCGGGCTGTGCGACTTCGAGCACATGCGTCGTGACGCCCGGATCCGCGACTTCGCGCGGCTCGAGTTCCGCCGATGGCAAGCAGCGCCCCAGCTCCGGAAGGCGTTCTTCGCCGGCTACGGCACGACGCTGACCGATACCGAGCAGCGCCTGCTGGAGTCCTTCGGCGCCATCGAGGCGGTCACCTCCCTGGTACGCGGACACGAGCAGGACGACCTCGCCCTCAGCACCCACGGCCGCACCGTCCTGGCCCGGCTGACCTGACATCCCCTCCCTTCACTCTGGAGACCTCTGTGTCACAGCACCTGCCCCACGTCACCACCGCCTTCCCACGGCGAGCGGTGGTGACCGGCGCCGCCGGCTTCATCGGCTCCCACCTCGCCCACACCCTGGCCCAGGCCGGGACCGTCGTCATCGGCGTCGACCGCCGGAACCCGGCCGTCGACCACACGGCCGCGGCCAACCTCGCCCCGCTGCACGGGCTCCCCGGATACGTCCACATCACCGCCGACCTGCTGAACTGCGCCATCGACCCGCTCCTGATCGACGCGGACGTCGTCTTCCATCTGGCCGGAGTACCCGGCGTACGTCCGTCATGGGGACCGCAGTTCGGCGAGTACGTCGCCTCCAACATCCTGGCCACCCAGCGCGTGATGGAGGCCGCCACCCGGATCGGCGTGCCACGACTGGTGGTCGCCTCATCCTCCAGCGTCTACGGCCCCACCAGCGGCGGTGCGAGCGTGGAGACGGATCAGCCGCGACCCGCGTCTCCCTATGCGGTCACCAAGCTCGCCGAAGAGCAGCTCTGCCTGGCGCACGCCACGCAGGCCCACTGCTCCACCAGCGTCGTCGCCCTGCGGTACTTCACCGTCTATGGTCCCCGGCAGCGCCCCGACATGTTCACACACCGCGTCCTGCGGGCCGCTCTCACCGGCCAACCGCTGCGCCTGTACGGAGACGGACACCAGCGGCGGGACTTCACGTACATCGACGACGCGGTCTCCGCCACGATCGCGGCGGCCACGACGCCGAACGCGAGGGACGTCATCAACGTGGGCGGCGGCTCCAGCGCCTCACTGCTCGAAGTGATCGGCATCGCGCGGAGCCTCGTCGGCCGCGAGATCGAGGTGCACCAGGAGAACCCTCGGAGCGGCGACGTCCTCACGACCCGCGCCAACCCCGGACGCGCCCACGAGGTCCTGGGATGGCAGCCACAAGTCGACCTCCACAGTGGCATGCGCTCCCACATGCAGGCCCTCACCGCCGAGCCGGCCGTATACGGCCGGGCGGCATAACCAGGGAGAACGCCGTGGCCGCCACCACAGCGCAGCAGACCGCAGCACGCCACCGCATCGCCATCATCCCTTGCCGCTGGGGCTCTTCCCGTTTTCCGGGTAAGCCCCTGGCACAACTCGAAGGCAAGCCCCTCTTCTGGCACGTCCACCAGCGCTGCCTGGAGGCGGAACGCCTCGACGGTGTGGTGGTCGCCACGGACGACGAGCGCATCGAGGAGGTCTGCGACCAACTGGGCATCGAGTGCGTACGCACGGGAGAGCACCTCACCGGCACCGACCGTGTCGCGGAGTGCGCCGAACACCTCGCGGCCGACGCGTACATCAACGTCCAGGGCGACGAGCCGTTCATCGCCCCGGCCGCGATCGACGCAGTCTCCCGGGCGCTGGACGACCTGCCCCCTGGCGCACTCGCGGTGAACGCGTACACGGAGCTGGACAGCGCCGGCGCCGTGCTCGACCACAACGTCGTCAAGGTCGTCGTCGGGACCGGCGGGAAGGCCCTGATGTTCTCCCGGAACGCGATCCCGTACCCGCGAGCGGGCCGCCCGACGTACCTCCGTCAGCTGGGGCTCTACGGCTTCACGCGCGAGGCTCTCAGCCTCTTCCGCCAGCTCCCGCAAGGGCCGCTGGAACGAACTGAAGGCGTGGAAATGCTGCGCTTCGTCGAGCACGGCCACGGCGTCCAGATGCTCGCCGTCGTGGACGACGGCGTGGCGGTCGACACGCCGGAGGACCTCGTGAGGGCCGGCGCCATCCTCCAGTCCCGAACGGGCCGATCTGCCCACGCGGAGCCGTCCATGCTGCGATGACGCCCCTTGGCCGCGGGCAAGCCCGCCCCTACGCATATGAGGAACCTTGATGAGCAACGACCCGTGGAACACGATCCGCACGCTTGCCGCGCTCTTCACCCAGCTCGACGCCGGGCGCGGCATGACTCCGGAGGAGCAGTGGACCCTGCAGGTCCTGAAGATCTCCGAGGAGGTCGGCGAAGCCGCCCAGGCCGTCATCGGCGCCCGGGCGACGAACCCCAGGAAGGGACAGAGCCACACCTGGGACGACGTGCAGGAGGAGGTCACCGACTGCGTGATCACCGGCATGGTCGCCCTGGCACGGATGCGTCCTGACGACGCCCCGGACTACTTCGCCGCCGTACTCGCGAAGAAGGCGGCGAAGTTTCTGCCCGCCTCGGCCGGGGCTACTGAAGGCGCATAGCCGCGTCGGCTTTCGTCCGCCGGCTTCCGGCTCGGTGCGCTGCACTCAACGCGCCGAGCCGGAAGGCTCCGTCATAGCTCGTCGGTCGGATCCCACACGTACGGCAGGGTGTTGTCGGCTTCCCACAGGTCCCGGCGAATGGCCTCAAGCAGCTGGATACGCTGCTTCAACTGCGGTACCAGTTGCTGAATCCGGTCGACCGCTTCCTTCGGCTCGGCAGGGAGGACGGTGCGGGTCAGCAGCATCATCTCCTTCCTGGCGTCCTTGTTGATGGCTGCTTGCGGCACACGCACGATGACGGTGTACGCGTCGACCTCGGAGATCCCCCACTGCCCGTCGGCGTCCCGGACGGCCCAGATCACGGAGTGGGTCGACGGAGAGAGGGTGAGCCGGGTGTCGGGGCCGATCATGCCGCTCAGCACGGGAAGATCGACTCCGTCGTCACCTGCGAGAGCGGCTGCCTCTTCCGTCGTGACCACCGACGGCCTCTTGGTCAGCGAGTTGGCGATCCGACGCCTGGAGGCGTCGTCAAGGGACTCCGCCGACGTCGAGGTGGGCATCTCAGGATTCGCGTTCTCGACCCAAGCGTTGCGCGCCCCGCCAAGCGGGTCCGTCTCGGTGTCTCCTTCGTCGCTCCACCACGTGATCACAACGAGTCGGCAGTCGGGCAGACTCGCCGGGTAGAGGACGTGGGAGACAACGTCGACGGTCTCCCAGCCGAGCGCGGGCAGGGACATCTTGAACACGTGCCCGTCCCGGTTGACGGAGTGGCCGGCGTCCCCCTCCCATATGCGCGCCACGTCAGCGTCCTTACAGACGTCGCCGATCAGCCCGAGCAGCTCCGGGTCGTCGCCGTGCCCGGCGAGCGCGTACTTGAGCATGCGTACATAGGCAGCGACGTGCTGGTGCCAGTCGTGGTACTGAACACGGGCCTCCTGGCTGGTCAGAGCCCAGCGCATGAGGTTCGCACCCGGCTCCATGACCCAGGGCCACCACTCAGCCATGGCTTGGTTGTAGGCGAGGATGTTCCACTTCGCGTCGCACAGGTAGGTGGGGTCAGGCATCTGCTTGTCCACCAACAGGCGCAGAGCGCTGCGTACCCGGGAGTCGCCGCCGGCGTCCGGGTCAGCGGTGTTGAGCTGGTTGTACAGGAGCAAGGCGTGATGCTCATCGCGGTCGAGCTGCAGCAGGTCAGCCAGGTTGTCGCACTGCTCGCGGTCCAAGCGGCGGGCGGTGGCCCCTCGCTCCAGGTCGCGGTACCAGCGCTCCGACTTGAGGATCGCCCGGGCGACCTCTTCCTGAGTGACGACTCGCCCTCGCCGTCGGCCGGCGGCCTTGCGCCAGGCGCGGAGCTGGCCACCGAATCCCATCACCTGGCCGGCGGTCGGTGTTCCCTGCGCGGCGCCGAGGGGGGTCTCCTGGCTCTCGCCTCCGTCACCGACGGACCGGCTCCCCTTCGTGCTCATCTGAGCTGTCCCCTCTCCATTTACACGTGTACTTGTCCGAGAAGGCGACATTGCCTAGATCGAGGCGCACCAAAAAGGGGCCGCCGCAATATGCGCCGACCCCGCCCTCAATCTCCCTACTCCAGAGTACGTGATCATTTCCGGACCGCTTGACCAAGATCGAACCTCTGTGGCGGACGCCACTTCCACAATCGAGGTTGTTTACAGATAAACCACAACGAGTGCGCCTTCGCGGCGAATCGGGCATTCGACCGGCAACTAATTTCCGGTTTCAAAACCGGAAAAAGATTGCCGCTTTTTCGCATGGGACGCACCTGCCCCCTCCCTACCGATTCCTGCCGCCCATCGCCACATCAAACGGGCCATCACATCACCAGCAGAGTCAGCAGAGTTGGGCACGCGAAGGAAAGCGACGGCTCCTCACTTCGCCCGTTCTACGCGCGTCACACCCTTGGGTCCGGCTCGTTGACGGAGGCGCTACGGGAGGGCTTAAATCCTTCTGAACAGCTAGTTCAACAGCTTGTTCGTGACACGTGACACAGAGGTCGGATGAAAATGTGGCACCGGCCACGTGGCTGCCGTTCCATCACTGGCGCAAGCCCACGTCGCGTTGCAGGCCATATATCCCGGCAGGCGCGTTGCGAATAGTAGAGAGTTCTTGAGCCAAGTCTGGATCTTGACGAGGCCCCTGCGTATGTTCGTCGTCCCCGCGGCCACGACACCGGGAGTAATGAGCACGAGGAGCAGCGTGAGAAGCAACCGGACCGTATAGGTCCTCAAACAGCGGCGGCGTCCAGGAGCTGGAACTCCCGGACGCCGGACGCCTCACTGCGCAAACCCGCCCCGGCAAGGGCGGAGATTGCCCGCCATCACCGCGCTGGTCCCTTCCGACGGGGCGCGCCAGCGCGGCAACACTGCAAAGGAGATTCTGGCATGCCCTCTTCCCTGCGCGAAAGGCCCGAGAGACCGGCCCGCGCGGCCGCCTCCTTCCCGCCGGGCTTCATACGGCCTGGATCTCACCGACGCCCGGCCGGCCTGCCGGCATGTTCCCGCCCGTCGCACGGGAGCAGCCGATGAGCGGGGAAGCACGTGAGTGGGTGTGGGAGAGCAGCGAGAGCAAGGGCACCGCGCGTCTGGTCCTCCTCTCGATCAGCGACCGGGTCGCCGACGAGCAATGCGTCGCCTTCGCCTCCGTGGCCAGCCTCGTGAAGCGTACGAACGCCTCGCGGACTGCGGTGCGGGAGGCTCTGGACCGGCTCCTGGCCGGGGACGAGCTGGAGGAGCTCGTCGGCCTCGAAGGCCCGCAGCGGAGCACCGTCTACCGTCTGCCTCTCGCGGCCAAGGCCCTGTCTCAGGGCGAACCCATGGCCGCCTTGCCTGCGGACGAGGCGCACCCGGAGCGGCCCCTCCACCTCTCGACCCTCCGACGGTACGGAATCCGACCCAGGAACGGGACCGATTCCGACCCCTCACCCCGGATCCCGGCACGTACGGATTCCGACCCCTCCCGCCGGAATCCGACCCCCCGACGGGCCGGATTCCGGCCCTCGGAAGGAACGGATTCCGACCCCCAGAACCGTAGTGAACCGAAGGTAAACCGTAGGAACAGCAGTTCCGCTGCCCCCACCACAGCCGGCGAGTGGCAAATCGACCCCGCATCGCACACCTGGGCTCTCCAGGAGGGCCACCTCGCCCGACTCGGCGAGCACGGCCTGCAGGCGGCCGACGAGAAGTGGCGCGCGCACCGAGCCACCTGGTCACGCCGTTCGGCGGATGCCTGGGCCGCCGACTGGCGGGCCTGGATCGCCCGGGAGCGTTCGGGTCGCCCGAACCTCTATGCGCTGCCAGGCAGCGGTGCCGGGCCCGCTCCAGCAGGCCGGATGACGCGAGCGGAGGCCCACACCGCCGCCCTCCTCGCAGCCCTCGAAGAGCCGACCGGAACGGAGTAGCACCCCGTGGACCGACGAGAAGTCGCCGCAGTCCTGGCCTACATCGGCCGACTCGACCCCCGCACCATCCGCACCGAGACCGGCGAGGCCCGCGATCAGATCGCACAGTGGCACGAACTGCTCGCGGACGTGCCCCTGGCCACAGAGCACGGGTGGGACGCCCGCGCCGCGATCAGGGCGCACATCCTCGACTCTCCGTATCCGATCCTCCCAGTCGACGTCGCCCGCAAGTGGCGCTCTCACCGGCGCGACCGCCTCGGCCGGCACACCGACCCGACGCCGGCCACGGATCCGGACAACGTCTCCGCCTGGCGGGCTGAACTCGCAAGCCGCCGACATGCCGTTGCCATCGGCACCGCCGCGCCCTCAACCCACCAGCAGATCACCAGCGGCCGAGTCCAGCCCGACCTGGAGACCCGGCTTCGCGCAATCGGCTCGTGTATCCCACCGGCCGTCCGTACGGAACTGGCCCCTTACCGGCCCGCCCGCGCAGCACGCGAGGCAGCCATCGCCCAAGGCCACCCGGACTACCTCAGTGTCCGGTGCAGCTGGTGCCAGGCCCAGGCGGGCGAGCTCTGCCGGAGTCGGCGAGTCGGCCCCGACGGTGGCGCACGCGGCAACGCCCCGCGCGCCACGCCGCACCCCAGCCGAATCGACCTCGCAACCACGAAGGCCCAGCAGCCGGCCATGGCGGCCTAGCCGCCCGTCGGCAGCACCCTAGGCGCCGAACCAGGTGCCGTACGACGCCCCCGGCGAGGCGATGCCCGCTGCCCCAACCTCCACCCGACCCGGTCGGATCCGGCCTCTCCCTGCGCCGTAGCCGCCCTCTTTACCGCGTCCGGCCACCCTCGGCCCCGCCTCCCGCCGGCCGACGCGAGTGACCTCGGAGACTCACCTTGCGCACCATCACCTCTCACGAAGCACCCACGACCTCCTTGCGCGGTATCGCCGACACCAGCTGGCACCCGCGCGGCGTGTGCCACGGCATGGACCCCTACGACGCCGACGCCACCTTCTTCCCGCTGCCCCGGGACCGCGAGGCCATCGACGAGGCCAAGGCCCTGTGCGCCCAGTGCCCAGTGGTGCGCGACTGCTTCAACTACGCCCTCGAAAACAGCCTCAAGGAAGGCATCTGGGGCGGCCTGACCGAGTCGGAGCGCCGCCCCTGGCACGACGGCCTGCATCAGCGGATCGACTACAGCCGTGTGATCGCCGTCTTCCACGGCCGCGACGTTCACCTCACTGCGGCCGAGCGCCACGTCGTCGTCAATCACGCCTACGCCCGAGGCTGGCGCGCAGACCGCCTTGCCGTGGCCCTGCAGGTCAGCCACCAGCATGCCCGCGACCTACTGACTCAGGCCGCCAACGCCGT
The sequence above is a segment of the Streptomyces sp. NBC_01255 genome. Coding sequences within it:
- a CDS encoding zinc finger domain-containing protein; protein product: MDRREVAAVLAYIGRLDPRTIRTETGEARDQIAQWHELLADVPLATEHGWDARAAIRAHILDSPYPILPVDVARKWRSHRRDRLGRHTDPTPATDPDNVSAWRAELASRRHAVAIGTAAPSTHQQITSGRVQPDLETRLRAIGSCIPPAVRTELAPYRPARAAREAAIAQGHPDYLSVRCSWCQAQAGELCRSRRVGPDGGARGNAPRATPHPSRIDLATTKAQQPAMAA
- a CDS encoding helix-turn-helix transcriptional regulator, with the protein product MGFGGQLRAWRKAAGRRRGRVVTQEEVARAILKSERWYRDLERGATARRLDREQCDNLADLLQLDRDEHHALLLYNQLNTADPDAGGDSRVRSALRLLVDKQMPDPTYLCDAKWNILAYNQAMAEWWPWVMEPGANLMRWALTSQEARVQYHDWHQHVAAYVRMLKYALAGHGDDPELLGLIGDVCKDADVARIWEGDAGHSVNRDGHVFKMSLPALGWETVDVVSHVLYPASLPDCRLVVITWWSDEGDTETDPLGGARNAWVENANPEMPTSTSAESLDDASRRRIANSLTKRPSVVTTEEAAALAGDDGVDLPVLSGMIGPDTRLTLSPSTHSVIWAVRDADGQWGISEVDAYTVIVRVPQAAINKDARKEMMLLTRTVLPAEPKEAVDRIQQLVPQLKQRIQLLEAIRRDLWEADNTLPYVWDPTDEL
- a CDS encoding phosphotransferase → MIAAFDDPRIELARDTVGAVRVLADPKLPPRLLRLADSRGREFFAKHHSERERYVREVHSYGEWVTYLNGHAPRMVARRDATCTLLLTSFPGASADTLAPGSPEEEQAHYEAGRVLGTLHHITVQPRTGAIGAELAQRLGSWITRADRADLISTAEQNLLRHSADVLANTLMDSAVCHLDYQPRNWLVGPSFGLCDFEHMRRDARIRDFARLEFRRWQAAPQLRKAFFAGYGTTLTDTEQRLLESFGAIEAVTSLVRGHEQDDLALSTHGRTVLARLT
- a CDS encoding histidine phosphatase family protein, yielding MITTELVFVRHGEAQCNIDGVVGGPRTCTGLTNLGYAQAERVALRLVTEHREKPFDALYAGPRIRLRQTAEIISQALQIPMLVDERLDGPVHGAADGLPWTDVKNAADGGPHAHPDTPWAKGSDTWNGYLERAGGFLQQLLERHEGDRVLFAAHGETVIAANTLLLGVPIGSPAGFAVSHGSITRWQHHLNRLGQTRWMLDRHNDTEHLTTLTAAETGS
- a CDS encoding MazG-like family protein, yielding MSNDPWNTIRTLAALFTQLDAGRGMTPEEQWTLQVLKISEEVGEAAQAVIGARATNPRKGQSHTWDDVQEEVTDCVITGMVALARMRPDDAPDYFAAVLAKKAAKFLPASAGATEGA
- a CDS encoding 3-deoxy-manno-octulosonate cytidylyltransferase, with amino-acid sequence MAATTAQQTAARHRIAIIPCRWGSSRFPGKPLAQLEGKPLFWHVHQRCLEAERLDGVVVATDDERIEEVCDQLGIECVRTGEHLTGTDRVAECAEHLAADAYINVQGDEPFIAPAAIDAVSRALDDLPPGALAVNAYTELDSAGAVLDHNVVKVVVGTGGKALMFSRNAIPYPRAGRPTYLRQLGLYGFTREALSLFRQLPQGPLERTEGVEMLRFVEHGHGVQMLAVVDDGVAVDTPEDLVRAGAILQSRTGRSAHAEPSMLR
- a CDS encoding helix-turn-helix domain-containing protein, with product MSGEAREWVWESSESKGTARLVLLSISDRVADEQCVAFASVASLVKRTNASRTAVREALDRLLAGDELEELVGLEGPQRSTVYRLPLAAKALSQGEPMAALPADEAHPERPLHLSTLRRYGIRPRNGTDSDPSPRIPARTDSDPSRRNPTPRRAGFRPSEGTDSDPQNRSEPKVNRRNSSSAAPTTAGEWQIDPASHTWALQEGHLARLGEHGLQAADEKWRAHRATWSRRSADAWAADWRAWIARERSGRPNLYALPGSGAGPAPAGRMTRAEAHTAALLAALEEPTGTE
- a CDS encoding NAD-dependent epimerase/dehydratase family protein, with the translated sequence MSQHLPHVTTAFPRRAVVTGAAGFIGSHLAHTLAQAGTVVIGVDRRNPAVDHTAAANLAPLHGLPGYVHITADLLNCAIDPLLIDADVVFHLAGVPGVRPSWGPQFGEYVASNILATQRVMEAATRIGVPRLVVASSSSVYGPTSGGASVETDQPRPASPYAVTKLAEEQLCLAHATQAHCSTSVVALRYFTVYGPRQRPDMFTHRVLRAALTGQPLRLYGDGHQRRDFTYIDDAVSATIAAATTPNARDVINVGGGSSASLLEVIGIARSLVGREIEVHQENPRSGDVLTTRANPGRAHEVLGWQPQVDLHSGMRSHMQALTAEPAVYGRAA
- a CDS encoding WhiB family transcriptional regulator; translated protein: MRTITSHEAPTTSLRGIADTSWHPRGVCHGMDPYDADATFFPLPRDREAIDEAKALCAQCPVVRDCFNYALENSLKEGIWGGLTESERRPWHDGLHQRIDYSRVIAVFHGRDVHLTAAERHVVVNHAYARGWRADRLAVALQVSHQHARDLLTQAANAVADRDRYDGVPKSRKKRTTRKPESSSPATVQPVPRPVRTASLTTSLGKAA